The following are from one region of the Nitrospira defluvii genome:
- a CDS encoding pyridoxamine 5'-phosphate oxidase family protein, translating to MTGPGSSGEQQAQARFGTSVRAAAFYEHQVLAYLNQSMREFIARMEMVYIATADARGNCDCSFRAGTPGFVHVLDDRTLAYPEYRGNGVLASVGNLLENPHIGMVFLDYFQTTVGLHVNGSARVLDPQDMAAVPQLTLDPHDAGPTPKAWILIQVEEAYIHCSKHVPLLARREKHIVWGTDDERLKGGNFFKSKP from the coding sequence ATGACAGGTCCTGGCTCCTCTGGCGAACAACAGGCTCAGGCACGATTCGGGACATCCGTCCGCGCTGCGGCGTTTTACGAGCATCAAGTCTTGGCCTATCTGAATCAGTCCATGCGGGAATTCATCGCCCGCATGGAGATGGTCTATATCGCGACTGCGGATGCGCGTGGTAACTGCGACTGTTCATTTCGCGCCGGCACGCCGGGATTCGTGCATGTGTTGGATGACAGGACGCTGGCGTATCCGGAGTACCGGGGCAACGGCGTGTTGGCGAGCGTGGGGAATTTACTGGAGAACCCGCATATCGGGATGGTGTTTCTGGATTACTTTCAGACGACGGTGGGGCTGCATGTGAACGGCAGCGCGAGGGTCCTGGATCCTCAGGACATGGCGGCCGTTCCCCAACTGACGCTCGATCCTCATGACGCGGGACCAACGCCGAAGGCCTGGATTCTGATCCAGGTGGAAGAGGCCTACATCCATTGCTCCAAACACGTGCCGCTCCTCGCGAGACGTGAGAAACACATCGTGTGGGGCACCGACGACGAACGCCTCAAAGGGGGCAACTTCTTCAAGAGCAAACCCTAG